In the Buteo buteo chromosome 8, bButBut1.hap1.1, whole genome shotgun sequence genome, GCcatatatacaaataaattgTCTGTTCATAGATACACAgttgatgttttgttttgcacattGGCTCCTATTGTTATCACTTTCAAAATATACTCTTTGCTCAGAAAGGAGTTGTCCTGTTTTTGCAGACTTCTGTAGTTAAGCAAGTTATCTCCTCTTACATTGTTGGGCCACATTTTACCCAAAAAAACTAACTAGACTTTGTCTTCCAGGCTGTTCCTTTCAGTCTTGACAGTGTTGCAAACGCTATTCATACTTTGTTCTCTGAGGAAACTCCTGTGGTCTTGCAGCTGGCCCCCAGTGAGGAAGTGAGTATTGCTTCACTTCTGATTCCAGATGTTGTAAGTAGTAAACATCTTTCCACTTGTGTGGCTGGAGCAAACCCAATTgattatatgaaatattttgcattggAGAGAGATTGCAAGTATGACTGATTATTAATGTGTGACTGGAAAAACTAACCTCTGTTGTTATTAAACAATGTTTATTCCTGCAGAGAGTGTACATGGTGGGCAAGGCAAACTCCGTATTTGAAGATCTTTCCGTCACGCTGCGCCAACTGCGAAACCGCTTATTCCAGGACAACTCTATTCTCAGCTCCCTTCCTCTCAACTCCCTCAGCAGAAACAATGAGGTAAAAAACTTTAATCAGTGGGaacttttgtgttttttttctagtattCTTAGcttgtgcttttccttttttctttcttctttttttttttttccccggcTTTGCCTAAGAGAGCCCACTCTAATTTTTTCTAACTGAATTTTAAGAATTAAGTTTTTTTGTAAGTAACTTTATTGAAAGAGTAATTTCCTCCTAGCATGTTCTGATGCTGTAACAGACATAACCTGTTATAAAATACTGAGACTTGCAACAAAATGAGACTTCCCTAACTTTGGTTTCATCAAAGGAAATacttgtctctttctttctgcctcttcctccaggttgacttgctttttctgtcagaaCTACAAGTCCTGCATGATATTGCAAGCCTGGTAAGGTTTTTTTGAAACACTTTCCCCATCTTATGTCACAAACTTCAGACATCTCATTTAAAGGTAGAGAAGCTGTAGCCAGGATACTTGGCAGTCAGTGATAGATATTCAAGTGTGTCATCAGTTGGTTGCATCAGTTTAAATAGTGCATTCTCAGGTTATTTGTATCAGCCCTGTCactggcagaagaaaatgagaaccTTAATCATCTGTAGTTTCTTTTGTATTGTGTTTGGTGAGAACGGGGAATTCTGAGCTGTTATTTCTCCATACCCAAAGACACAGGAAGTACTCAATGAAGAATTTGCCAgggctttccttgttttcttactTGAGAAGTATAATGGTACTTAAGAACATGTTCTTTGCCCTGTCCACcattttacttcaaaatatCACTGtaacattttaactgaaaagacTGGAGTGACTTTTGTAGCGTGAATAGTAATGGTGATAGAAATGTTTCAGTGGAAGAGTGAGTTTTTAACTCTTAATGATCTCTTTACTAAGAAGCTACTGTGTTGTTGCTGTGGTttagtgtttgttttgggttttggtggttttttttgtttggtgtttttttgtgggtttttgggggttttttttgtgtttttttttttttttttgtcctttatgCTGCAGCCCTCAGCTACTTAAAGTAAAAGATACAGTCATGAAAAGCTTGGAAATTCACATTAGATGAAGGGCTGGTGGAGAGAAATGGGAGTCTTGAGAAGAGGAGGTAGAACAACTTGTTTTTGTCTTGCAGACTAGAAGTGCTGTAGTTAAAGTAGATGGGAAGATAGGAACAGATTAACTTCCTTGCTTTCGGAGACTGTTCTCTTATGCAGGCAAATGTCAGTACTGCAGCTTCACACCTGCAGAAGTGCAAGAATATCGTTACTCTCCTTTGAGATAATATGGATTATGTTGGTTGGATTTTATGACAATGGGATGATACTCCTTAAGTAAACTACTTCTGTACATGAGCAACCTACTTAGTTTTGTAAGGGCCAGCTTCAGCAGAGGGAATAGTAGTATCCAAGTATTGTagtttgtgtttggggtttttttttttttccaagctttatttttatggcAGTCACAGAACAAGGATTCTGATGTGAATAAGTATAATGTTTCTTTACTTTAGTAGAGTTCTATACTACAAGTATATAACCTCATGTTAGGATTAGATGCTACATGATGatcatctgctttcttctgtagagtaaggaaagaaacaatTGTGGACATCTTCTAGTTAAGTTGGCAAGAAATTCCACTTCCTAGTCAATATGGAATATGACTGTGGAAAGTGAGGCTGGAATAGTCCCAGCAAACTGATTTttgtgaaatgtgtttttaaagtaaCCTGTGtgtgaattaatttctttctgcccTCAATGGTGTGCCAAAGCTGTCTCGACACAAGCACTTAGCCAAAGATCACTCTCCAGACCTGTATTCTCTGGAACTGGCTGGTTTGGAAGAGGTTGGAAAACGATATGGGGAAGACTCACAGCAGTTCAAGGATGCTTCTCAAATTCTTGTAGACTCTTTGCAAAAGGTATACTTTCTACCTAATGAACAAAAACCACAGGAATactaaggaaataattttttctattaattacAAGGGAGTTAGTTTATTGACTATCTGCTGCTTTGAATTGTCACTTCATTAGTGATGGCTTGCCTGAtgcttgtttttgttgtttggtttttaaaatgcagttgttCAGTTGTAAAATCGAATGTTACAATTTGTCACTCTGGAAAGTGTTGACATGATTCTACAATGTGTGAGATATTTTGCGTGAAGGAGTAGGAATATATTGAAGCCATATATCAACATGACTCgatatgtttgtttttctgaaataaatatcttGTATTTAAAGCCACCAGTATGTCTCACAAAAACTGGCTCTCAGAAATGTGGAAATATCTTTATCCCATGGGATACAGTGGTCAGTTTCCCCTTGCCCACAAAGCTGTTTTTCCAAGACTCTAAAATAACTGCTGTTCATCTATCAATGTGCTCAAGAAAGTAATTCTTTAGCAGGTCTTATGTAATCATTCGATAAAATCTTTATTAAGACCAGTCGCTTTTGAGAGTTTCAAAAGCATGATGGAAAAGTGTAAAAGCATTAATTTCCCAGTGGAAGGTTGAGAACCTAACTATTTCGTTGAAACTGACAGACATACAATTGGGAAACTATATGGCAGTGGGCCTTCTTGTAAAAGGGATGAAAGAACAAGTTTCAGCCCAGAAAGCAGTCATAAGCTGCAGtctgctgaacagtgcttgaGGGGTTTTAAAGAGATGTTGTAGACCAGGTGAAAGTTGGCACTTTCTTATTGGAATTCTAAAATAGTTTAAACTTTTACAACTTTCCATAATTATTCCTGAAGGTGACATCTTATGGTTTAGTACAACTTGCTAACAAAACTCTGCCTAATTCCTGGCTACAGTGtaggttttaaattaaatcacttttgtttttccagtttgcAGATGAGATGTTTAATCTGTATAGCGGGAATGCAGTAGTAGAAGTGGTAGCCGTAAAGACATTTAATTCTCCCCTCACGAGGAAGACTCGCTCCATTCTCCAGTCTACACAGGTAGTAGATGcacatttttctgtatctcaTTTACTAAAAGTGATCCAAACTGCATTACTTCTTCACTTGAGCGTAACATTTTTAAGGACTAGAATATATGTTTTAGGCATGGGTGCGAAGAGGTTGGCTTACCTGTCTTGATCTTCACTTAATGATACAGTAATTTAGGTTGAAGAGGGCCTCTGGgggtcacctagtccaacatactgctcaaagcaggattAGTTTAGTAGctagatcaggctgctcaggTTCTTGTCCATACAAGTTCTTTAAAAGTCCATGGCTGGAAGTCTCACAGCCTGTTCCAAAGTGTTAACCACTTTCACTGTGAAAACTTTTTCCCATATGTCTTGTTAGAATTTGcatttctgccattttctcCCCAGTACAGTAGTGCATGGGAGTCCTGCCTCCCgggtggggaaaaaattgtttttcttgacTTGCTGCCTACAGTCCAGACGCAGCCCAGGATGCAGTTGCCCTGCATCATTGCaggggcacactgctgactcctgTTCAGtgtgtccaccaggacctccaggtccctcagcagagctgctgcccagccgGTCAGTCCACAGCCTGTGCTGTCACATGGGGTTATTCTGTCCCAGGTGCAGGGCTTTGAGTTTCAtaaggttcctgtcagcccattccTTTGGATTCCATGAATGTCAGTCACATAAtctcttttgcattttgtgCACTAGCATCAGAATTGTCTAGACAAAAATGCATCTCAGCTGTTCAGATTGCTCAGATTTTTGATGTAGTCAGAATGTGTTTTGTATGCAAGCTAACTTTAAAGTAATACgcattttctttattacagAGCGAAACAGAAAATCCATATAACCTTGCCTATCCATATAACTACAACTACTCTGTAATCTTCAACATTATTCTGTGGATGATGATAGGTCTTGCTTTAGCTGTGATAGTTATCTCCTACAACCTCTGGAACATGGATCCTGGGTATGACAGCATTATTTATAGGATGACGAATCAGAAGATAAGAATGGATTAAACTGCACTGTATTTCAGTGCAAGGAAATGATGAAGAGTAAGGTCTCCTTTAAACTGTGTGGAAAACAAATATTCTGCCATGGTTAATtgtggaattttttaaaaggtgtatttatttctaagttgtgggtttttttttttttcccctctcaagCCTATTTTAAATGTTAGTAGTAGCACCAGAAGGGATTTAGAAATTGAAAtctgcttgtttaaaaaaaacccaaaacaaaaaaaaccaaaaacaaaacaatcccgAAAGTAAATGTTATCAAAGTAACATCATTCCATTTTTTTATCATGTAACATGAGTTTTTGAAATGCCCTATACTGCCTGTGACTATGTGCAAAACAGATAAATTGAAATTATGATAGCAACATGTTGTTTGAAACTTTTACACTGGAAGATTAGAAATTATAGCTAAATTGTTGTGTTGTATATTATGAACCAGTTGTAAATGTttgatgtaaatatttataatggCTATATGTAACTTCAGAGAGGATAGTAATTATTCTTTAGTAAAATActaaatatagaaatatttctacaaGACTGTGATTCTAGTGGCACAAATTGCATTTTGATCTCATGTTGATGGCTCAGAAGTGAGCTGTAGACAGAAGGATCTTTTACCTAGAACTTTACTGATTTGGAGGTAAATAACACTAGTGTGGCTGGTCTATACAGTGGAGAGTCTGTAAATACTGAAGTAGCACCAGTCTGATCATGGTCTAACGTCACATACAGTTGAAAGTTCCTAGTATGATGCTTCATATTCCTTCCATTTGTGTTGATGTTATTATAAAAACCTAAATCACTTCTTTTTGATGATAAGAGTGGACCAACACTTGATTTAAGTATACCTGGATTACAGTCCTGCTTCAACCattcaataaaacaaagaacagtGGTTCTTGAATGGATTTATTCTTTGTGGCTTCGTAGGTCTGGCTGCTTCTATTTAGTATTAGCTCAGCTGAACAGAGTGGGTGCTGGCAGCCTTCTATATGTGACAGTGGGCCTAAGTCTGTTGCAGTTTAGTTTTAACTGTCTTTTGAAAGCAGATGTTGGAAGATCACCTTGTATGGATTGATTTTCCTAAACCAAATAGCAAGCCTTGTTAAAACAAGTGGTTAATCTCTGGCTTGAATCTTTTTTAGAACTACCTACTTTTTAGAAACTCATTTGCTCTTGTGGTGAAAGGAATTCTTCCAGACTACAGCAATGTGaatgaaaactacttttttcatCTCGTCGTCCTCTAATGTGCTTAACTTTCCCCGCTGTTAGgagatattttttccacttgcaGAAAAGATCTGCTCATTGAATTAATTTGTCTTGTTTACTGCAAATGTCAGATTTGGAGGGGCTGAAGTTGTTCGTGACTTGGAGATCCCGGGCATTGCTTCATGTTGAATTGAGTAACATGCTGCAGCTTTGCCTAAGTCCAGAAAATCCAGTTTAGTATATGTTACagtcatttaaaattacttttaatggCACTTAAAGTTAATCTGGGTGATTAAGATGAATAGATAGAAAGGGAGAGTTGCACTGCCAGTTTCTCTGACAAGAATATGTAGTCTAATTATTGAACATTCTGTAACACACTTGCAGTGTTTTGATGAGAATCAAATCCCTCTGATGAAGCTGTACAACTCTATTATGCaaacaattaaaatacagctgtagcATCCTGTTTGATAGGCATGAACCCTAATGTTGTAAGTAAACTGTTACGTGATAGTCtatatgttttaaatttctttgaCTGTTTTGCGATCACTTTATATGGAAGGCAGTACCCCAGAACTTCAGCAGGAAGCATGATCTACAGTAAGAAAGGGCGTAGTACATTAATAGTAGAATCTTTACAACTAAACTACACCTTAGAAAAATTATGTATGTGGCAGGAAGAAGAATGACCACTGTCAGGTTACTGTCAGATTGCAGGGACCAGTTTGCAGTGAAAGGTTAACAAACACAAAGGTAAGGCAAAGGTAAATGCTCTGGGAATATTTAGAAGTTTGCATTGTTTTCAGCTGTCTTGGACATAAAGCAGTTGAAATAGAGTAAGCCACTTTATGGGATTCTGCTTGTTCTAAACAATACTAAGAGGTTTAGAATGTTAAAATactccttaaaaaaacaatGCTGCAATAGGTTCCCTGATATTTCAAATCACTCTCTGAAATTTCTGATTACCGATTTACAGTTGTTAAgtctttttatattaatttccttatttcttaaGGAGATGCTTAAGCTCCATTTCTGAGACTTGTTGCATGAATTTTCTGGTCAATTGCAACATCTTTGCTACAACATACAGTGATCATGAAGTGTGCTAAGGTGTCTCTATGTACTGTTAGAAATGAGGAGCTCAGCTCTGCCACAAGAGTAAAGCTGCCATAATTAATTTAAAGTAAATGGGAAGCATTAATGTGACagactttttctgaagaacCTCTCGGAGAGGTTCTGTCATATGGAAGAACAATATATCTGGGGTAAAAATATACTACACTGTGATTCTAATAGGCCAAGCACTGTAGTAATAGAAAGTTTGAGAGGGCTCACCTCCTTTTATCAGCAATAGGTAACTCAAGTTGCAGCTTTGTGGAGAGTATTTCAGTAAGGCCTtttaaggagggaaaaaaaagaaaaaggataaaaCATGTTGCAGATCTACTGTCTAGTACTAGGACTCCCAATGCTTTTGCAAGATTAGGCTGTGTGGGCTGTGGGTTCTTCATTTTGAACCAAGTGAAAATTAGTCGTGCTGTAGACTTTTTGGTGAGGATTTACTTCAGTTTGAGCTTCTTACTGGTCTGTATTGAATTAGCGCATTCCTAGTTTACTTAATTCAGAGGTTTAATCAGATTAGTAGTCTACTTCAGATACTGGTGCAGAGTTTCACAGGAGCTAGTTGTTTAAAGTGACTCTATAATTAATTGTAAGTCTTTAATGTCTGCATGCCAAGTATACCTAGGTAGCTATATTGTAATCAGTCTGAAGTTGGCAGTATGGAGTTTGTTTAAATGCAGGACCTGCTGTTGAGCTGGTCATCCTGTCAGCTCTGTTCCAGCTGCTTGCTGCTACTGTAGGCtctaattttagtttttaaagctAGTCTTAGACTAATTTGAAGGGCACGTTTGAGTTCCCACTCCTTGTGTTAGTACCATGTTTGTTCATTCTCATGGCTGCAGCCCCTCAGCTGGTACTGAAGGTGCTTTTGAG is a window encoding:
- the ATP6AP2 gene encoding renin receptor; amino-acid sequence: MGRRGGAPWALEVAVLVTSACLAGVCGDEFSVLRSPQSVVFRDGSWPIPGERIPDVAALSMGFSVEDDLSWPGLAVGDLFHRPRATVLVTVKGVDKLTLPVKRISYPIENAVPFSLDSVANAIHTLFSEETPVVLQLAPSEERVYMVGKANSVFEDLSVTLRQLRNRLFQDNSILSSLPLNSLSRNNEVDLLFLSELQVLHDIASLLSRHKHLAKDHSPDLYSLELAGLEEVGKRYGEDSQQFKDASQILVDSLQKFADEMFNLYSGNAVVEVVAVKTFNSPLTRKTRSILQSTQSETENPYNLAYPYNYNYSVIFNIILWMMIGLALAVIVISYNLWNMDPGYDSIIYRMTNQKIRMD